The nucleotide window tgtgaataattttccccgtttttgcaacatttctcactgtcgctgcgctcctattggtcgcagcgtaatcttatatagcctaaagccttcctctataattggactattcaacaaaaaaagaatttttcaaatcggaccagtagttcctgagattagcgcgtttaaacaaacaaacaaacaaacaaactcttccgctttatatattagtatagatttagttggttgttattataataatgcaaGAGCAAATGTGGTATTTTCTTATAGATTACTGTgtgtttaagaaatatatacatatatatcttgtTCTCGGAGGTACGAgtagattatatatgtttttttcttttttaatttagatcatTTTGGTTAATTTTCGTCATTCTCTCCTGGTACTGCTCGTCACTTTTAATTGCGGCCCAGTATGATGCCTTTGTTAATAATCCAATATCTTTTGTCGTGGAGACTACTTACAAAGATTGGAATACACAGTTCCCGTCGATTGCTGTTTGTGAAAGCGAAAATTCAGGAAGCATAGAAAACATTTCTGACAGGTAAACACAATGGTGTGATGTTTAGCAGTTAGTTAGTtcagaagtttatttatttttattaattgagatCACATATGGCTTATTGGTTaaaagacgtgaatcttaaacaaAGATATCGGGGTTTAAACTCGCGTGACTGCtataaaattttcatgtgcttataattGATCTCATGGGAAAACATTCTAATGATAGCTGCAAGTGTTGGTTGAACATCTGCCACATGAGAATCTACCAATCCTCTTTGGAGAAGCGTGgtcgaataagctccaaaactttGTTCGAAGTTACTACATtaactatttttgaaaataattacatgttAAATCTGAAAGTAAAGGAGTGCTATATTCCAGTTTATGGGGCCCAgaacataattttgaaatggAAGAAGTACTGAAGGAAATTGCATATTTCAAAGGTATAACCTATTACGTATCTAGCCTGTGCGGGGATGAAGATCCATTGACAGAATGTTTTAAATCGAATCTAAGCTATTTTGCAAAACTGGTAAGGCTGCATTATCatgcttaaatttaatttggatGTTTGATATGGAATTTACCATTTTGATAATATAGGTACGGAGTCCATGCAAAGACTTATTATCAAATTGTTCGTGGAATGGAAAGCCTTTTAATTGTTGCACTTACTTTAGACCTTTGGAAACAGAGATGGGCGTGTGCTACGTTATTAATACTATTCAAGGAAGGTATACTAATTGACGTATTATATCATcgattatagatattatatgtcTTATAAATTGGTCCAGAATAGATTATTACACTGTCAACCTAATTcgaattttaactaatatagacattattatttatataaatataagtattttcgTTTATAGTAatgaatagatatatttaaaaagatagatattgacagatttatttgttttattcaataaaattggtattttttttggCAGAAATGGCATGCCTAAACTCGAAATGATTAGTAACAGAACTACAGGACCTGGAATGATAAAGTTTGGCGTGAGATTACCGGTAAAGGTGTTTGTGTTGAACGAAGAAGAAGTACCATCGTTGACATCTCATGGTTCTTACGCTATACCTGTTAGTTTAGAGTTCAATTATAGGTATGATCATTGTCAcagtaattatttcttttgttatagTTAGAAAATTACCAATACGCCCAAACTGTAGGGTACTAATGCTTCAAgatttaaatgctttatatgGTCatgcattataattaataacttacCAGGAATACGATGTAATTCTCAAATTGTAACAATGTTTATAGACGtcaaataacaataagaaatattgagAACGATGCTGATGCCAGGATGATTGTTCCTGAAAAAAGAAAATGCAGATATGCcgacgaaaatattttacatgtttATCCTTATTACTCATACACCGCGTGCACAGTGCAATGCCGAAAGGATGCCCAATTAAGTCTATGTAATTGCACAAATTTCTTCATGCCTACTACAAAAGAATCAGATAAGTGTAACGTAACTGGAATTGTATGCCTCAATGATAATCTACACTTGCTATCCGtaagttttttagtattttgacatgaaatttgTATGATGAAACGAGATACAATGAGTAATTATTTGCAGGTTCTTAAAGCACGCTGGTCATCGCGACCAGGATTATATTGCGATTGTTTACCATCTTGTACTGAAGCCGAAATATCTATAGTTAAGGATTTTAAAATACCGAATGATCAAAAAATATCTACTGTCCAGATAGAGCTGTCGACGTTACCGAGTGAGAAATATAGACGAAATGTTGTTCGAGGTGTGCTTGATTTAGTTGGTAAGACTTCTTCATATAAGATtcggtttattaaaaaaatattaatgagatttacatatcattataaatgtatgtacgaAAAGCAGAAATAATTATCGCGTTGAATAGTGGCAGGTATGCTGAATACGTGCATTTCCACAATTATTCGTAACCATGATTTTATGAGTCAATAATAAATCAGCtattctattacaaaaaataagacGAGATTTATAACTTACTAAAAATTAACTTACAGGtaggacaggcaaatgggctaccttatgataagtggttaccactacctatagatagatagagaagagccgtattaaattttaaccatttcttacataatgaatgcaccaccaacctaaTGTGCCTTGCACCTGTTattacacaggctcactcaccaAACCGATCATGAATCTATCgttgcaaaattaaattacttttttaataaaagcaatGCTTTTTAACTTATACTTTTTCTGCATTCTTGTTATGTATTCTGCATGCGAATACCAGGGTTGAATTGGTAAATCCAGCTCTGGTTAATACAGATTGTTTCATACTCAAAAAAacttaatctatttatttaccaGTGTCAACAGGAGGAACGGGCGGATTATTTCTCGGCGCAAGCTTATTGAGTTTCGTAGAGTTGCTATATATTCTGCTTTTAAGACCATTTTGCGATATGTACACTCGGCGAAATGATGATCGATGGCATAGAAAGTATGGAAACCGACGCATTGAAGATAACCAATTtaatcgtaaaaatattaaaattgcatttaataaaaagtaggagagtgacaacaaaaaaaaatgttcttatagATTTGATCGATGAAAGAACAAAGTAAAATGAACAAAACTGTAAAACCAATATGTTTATTCTAATGCAGCATTTTAAAGACAGTATTTCTGTATAATttcttctaatatatttaagactttgtttttgtaatcactattatttattatcatgcTTTTGATAAACGACGCCTTATCTTTTGtcattatttctttaaagttGGTAGTGTTGCAGAAAATTTTCGTATTGAGTTCATCGTCAATCCAGAACTGTGGTACGAGACATGCACTTACCACAAGGGCCCACAATTTCTGTTCATCAcaagattttaaaaaattatcaaacgATAATATATCTTGAATTGATATTCCATTACTACCTAAAATGTTCTTCATTGCATTGTAATAATGACTTAAGAACGTTTCAATATTCTCATCTCGAAAATTAGATTCCAAATTACAATAAAGGAGCAACATTACATCACCAGCTGGCGGTTGATACCTAACTGCCTGGAAATCGACAAGAACACAATCATCTGGTACCAATTTCACGCCTTCCCTtttgtatctaaataaaatattattgttccaTAGATCGCGATGGCAAATTACATTTCTATACGTCGATGAGTGATCAGCAAGCCTGAGTGCTGTTTTCCAAACATCATTCCAACGCTGTTCTATTAAATTGagaacttttttatcattagtatattttgaaaaatatttaacagcTTCTAATGCTCCAATCATACATTGTGTGAACCATGGATCTGATTCTTGATAACCACCTTTGTTGAGGTAGTTCTCGTGATCATCGTTTATGCAATATGATTTTCCTAGGAGTAGACATCTTTTCTCTTCGTAAATTATTGAAGCTGCATGAAATCTTGCTAATGCTTCCAAAGCCAGCAAGGTATGTTCTctatcaaatgttttaaatttgtttagcGTTTTGTATTGAAGACTATTTAAATCCTCAAAAATCATTGCGTCATTCAATGATAAAATTAGATTTGGACTCCAAGTGTTTATATCTGTAATTATGTGAATACAAAGTTAATGGAAGCTTTCTTcactttaaaatgatatttggAGTGTAACAATGGACAAATATAAACCTTACCAGACGTGTTTAATTTGCTCTTAATTACtgtgtaaaaattaatttccttttcaAACAGCTTCATCTCATTGACCATATCCGCTTTTGCAGAATTTGATTTAGACACCGCTTTTATAAAAAAGGAgagcaatttaattttgttatcacTTGTAATAACTTGGACTTGCATTTTCCAATAATCTGCTAGAAATCCTAGCATTTTATCACTGGcattaaatattacgtaatttttaaaaattacatcttCTTTAACACTGTTTTTGATAACTTTTATTATCACTTCTTTCGTTATAAAGTCACATGTGGTAACGACAGATTCATTTTTACTatccatttttttataagtatcaaGTGAACCAAACAAGCTTTAAATACTTCGAATAGTTTAATTTGAGTTATGTGTCAAACCTTAAGTATTCATATTAACTTTGTCttaggtaattattattaattcaaatgtgTGAAATGCGAAACGTAGATAACTGTGATTGCTTTTGATGTGTAGTTGTTACACCAAGATATATGATTgtctcatatatttaaaatatactgtagTATCatgatagtattatttaatttactaaataaaatataaatagatgataagataaattatgtacattcccactattctatttaaaaatatttgcagttGTAGATGGATACACAAATCTTTCTACTATTTCGTCTAAGAGTTCGATTACACGCCTCTGGTATTCCACGTTTTCTTTAGCAAGTTCTATAAATTCTTGACTACGACTTACGCAGTTTATTCTATAACATGACTTAGGGTCCgtgaaatattgttttcttcTTTCATTTGTCATAGCTATTATAGGAACTATTAATGCTGCTTGGGTCATACCAAATACGAGGCTTTCTTTGTATAATTCTTCCATATTTGCAATGTtcacaattgaaaatatatctatatttttcaattttaattctttactaAGTTCGTCATAGTAATGCTCTATAATTCTTTTAGTGTAATTTCTTCTGAATGACTTGGtggtattgaaatatataagagATGACAAATCAAGCATAGGAGGAGAGTACAGAACGGTTTGATAATCAATCAAAAGTGCGTGCATCTTGTTATTCtctaatttttttagaaaaatattattcgacCAAATGTCACGATGAATGACTACGTTTCTTATTTTCAAACTTGGTTTCATAAGTTCATCGGCAGAGCTAAAAAGCTTGGGCACTATTTCAGCGATTAATTCCGTAAAATTTGGTTTTGACCTATATTCTGAGAAAACTTTCAAAAAATCTATAGCAGCCTGCATTCCAGTATCACGCCAAGATTGACCTTTACTTGGTTCACATAAATACTCGCTATAATCTTCCCAAATTTTGTAAGGTCTTTTTAATTCCCGACTCTTTATCTCTTCATAAATGTACGACTGAGCGTGAAATTTCGCTAAAGCTGTTACCGTTGCCTTTAATTCttcataatttaaagtatttagaTTATTCGGCATCGTATAGCCACTTTGGGTTACATCTTCAAATACAAAAAGCTCTTCTTTAATATGCAATAGCTTAGGTCGCCACTTATTTAATCCTAAAACgtagaaataattgaaatagttttttacGTACCCAATTATCTCAAATAGTTCAGTTGAAAAtctaataatgatatttaattgtctattttaagtattaaacaTTTACTTAACTTGTACACACTTACCATCGGAATCACGAAACATTTTGAACAAACTGTTTAGCATAGCATATTCCTTGTTAAAGAATTTTGTTTCTCTTAAATAATTAGCCTTCCATTCGTCAAGTCTtggaatacatttaataaaataaatcacctgTCTGACATTTCCTTTGTCTTCAATAACGACCGTTAAGCTTAAATGTTCTCCGAGATAACCGATAAGTTGATCGGAATAATCCTCAATAGtccaacttaaaatattaacttgtgATACACCAGATTGTTTAAGTATTGatgtaatatcatttatattcaaCAAATCCATTTTAAATCGAACTAGTTCACTTTATCAAGTATAATTTAGTATCTGAGTTGaataaatcttgtaatattgttttgttaaacattatataaactaGAATGTGTTATTTGTGCAAAACTTATCCTTATTCTATTAAgcaataaaattcttaattgcAAATATTCATGATGTCGCTTCGATTAAGCGTAAACGATAACTTTATTTGCatagaaaattgttatttatttatttagaacatcCAACAAAGGAacacatgaaataataaaaaaaataagttaattgcAATTCGAATTACGactcattaaaaaataagaataattattagtgTATTGTGGTTGGgttgaaatattgaataaaaatataaagaaaaattaaatattttattttttaaatcataaaccaAACAACGAAGACGTTGAATGTAAGTCTAATAAAGGttcttttagtatttttttcaaacgaTTTTCCTTAATTTCTTCATAATTAGGTACCCAGAGTTGTACAGCTTTTGGCGTGTGACTAGATTTTACTTCAGTATCTTCTTCATCACTGCTCTGTGGGTCGATTTCCATGATAGCGTCGTCTTCTTCATCCTCTTCGATTTCTTTGTAGCCAGAAATGTGTTGGAGGAATAGAGGGCACAAGAGACTCACTGGTGGTATCATATGGGGTGCAGCTGACAGAAACTGTAACAATTTTAATGCATTAAAACACCAtttattatgttcatatttaGACAAGTCTTTGAATTTAGTATCattctaaattttttaaatatatttggaaggtatttttttatgattaatcatccgctaagattttatttttaaatttcaaataaggaAATGAGATGTAACCtttcatttagtttattatattacaagaatTAGATCACGACTGTCAATAGGTTAGAATGTAGGTTCTGCTTTTGGATATCGCATCATATCTGTTCCAAAAGAGATCTTGTTATAAAAGTAAGTTAATTTTTGACTGAGGCTATTGAtaatatgtgtaaaataaatgtttgacgTTCTCATTATGTATAACTATTCGattgattagaaaaaaaaaaattatatatttttaataaaaataaatctttactgtggtataaaataaatattgcgtGGTTGATATGGAGTAATCTTCGTTCATACAAGATTTATGAAGTAATCGTGCAACATGACTGTTGACTTTGATACAAGATACTGGTATTGTCACAACGGGAACTCGTGATTACAATTGCTTGCAAACGCTTGTAGTCTCGATTTAACCAACTAGATGACATGTGATCTATTCTATTTTCTGATTTAAACTGGATctgattaaatgattttttttattgttcgtaCTTAGGTCGAAATTCGACTATATTGGTTATTGAAGTTTCtagaaaacataatattatttgttccttttgaacatttatttttttaataataattctatgttGTTTAATAGGTGGAAATGAATAACGAAATTTCTTGACAGTTTTTTTTCATTCCATTTAACCGGtattagctttacatttaaagtaaTCATTTAAAAGATCCCTTTGAAATTTCGTGTTAGactctacttgaataaaatattttttcctttttaaaagtatatttttatttttgtatgttgtgAATAGGTTTGTCAGCAACCCTGTCTCAAAATGTCAGATATATACAAACAGGTCACAGTTATATATAGTAGATTGTGTTGTCTATTTCtggaagaaaatatttcttttataatgtgATACTTCCTTTTAGATCAATTCATCAAATGTTTCAATATACGATTGAACATGTTACAACTTACatcgtgttatttttaaaaaatattttatttttaatacttaaaatatagatGCAGACTGACAGATAGTCAGTccacctggtggtaaatggtcatCACTACTAAtggacattggcactgtaagaaatattaaccattccttactttgCCAATTTGCAACCAATCTTGGtgattaagatgttatatatcTTGTGCctatggttacactggctcattgaCCGTTCAAACCGGTACACCAG belongs to Vanessa tameamea isolate UH-Manoa-2023 chromosome 13, ilVanTame1 primary haplotype, whole genome shotgun sequence and includes:
- the LOC113397903 gene encoding uncharacterized protein LOC113397903, which translates into the protein MDSKNESVVTTCDFITKEVIIKVIKNSVKEDVIFKNYVIFNASDKMLGFLADYWKMQVQVITSDNKIKLLSFFIKAVSKSNSAKADMVNEMKLFEKEINFYTVIKSKLNTSDINTWSPNLILSLNDAMIFEDLNSLQYKTLNKFKTFDREHTLLALEALARFHAASIIYEEKRCLLLGKSYCINDDHENYLNKGGYQESDPWFTQCMIGALEAVKYFSKYTNDKKVLNLIEQRWNDVWKTALRLADHSSTYRNVICHRDLWNNNILFRYKREGVKLVPDDCVLVDFQAVRYQPPAGDVMLLLYCNLESNFRDENIETFLSHYYNAMKNILGSNGISIQDILSFDNFLKSCDEQKLWALVVSACLVPQFWIDDELNTKIFCNTTNFKEIMTKDKASFIKSMIINNSDYKNKVLNILEEIIQKYCL
- the LOC113397906 gene encoding pickpocket protein 28-like, whose translation is MPKLEMISNRTTGPGMIKFGVRLPVKVFVLNEEEVPSLTSHGSYAIPVSLEFNYRRQITIRNIENDADARMIVPEKRKCRYADENILHVYPYYSYTACTVQCRKDAQLSLCNCTNFFMPTTKESDKCNVTGIVCLNDNLHLLSVLKARWSSRPGLYCDCLPSCTEAEISIVKDFKIPNDQKISTVQIELSTLPSEKYRRNVVRGVLDLVVSTGGTGGLFLGASLLSFVELLYILLLRPFCDMYTRRNDDRWHRKYGNRRIEDNQFNRKNIKIAFNKK